The genomic interval CCGTAGTTTCTCATCAATAATCGCAGGATAGAGATCTCTTTTATCCAGGTACAATTGAAAATAGTTTTCACTAATACGCTTTACGCGAAAGTTGAGCTTGTGATCTGCAAAAAAGTCATCTATGTCCAGTTTTCTAATAATGTTGAACGCTTCAGAAATAGGTAATACTGCCGAATTTGCTTCGCCATCCTTACCAAAATCTCGATGCAACAAGATGCCGTTCTTGATGGTTCCTTCTTTTGTATTGTACTTAATGAGCTTGTTTTGAGTACCTATCTGATTAGAAGCACCTACAATATTCTCCGTAAGGATATGACGACGTTCTCGTTTTGAAGATGCTTTTTTGATGAGTTCATTCCATTCCAGATTAACCATTTGCACATCAGCTTCAGAGATATCTCGACTTTCTGTAAAAATCTGTGAGATAAAACTCTGTTCTGCTGGTTGTAAGCTGTAGGTCAAAATCTTTCTTGAATCTGTCACTCCAAACTTGAGACTGATGTTACTTAAGGTGTATGGGTTCTTTCCAGATTTACCGATGCTCACACCTAAAAAGATGCCCCAAGATGGTGTGATAGTAGTTCCGATAAAAGGAACTCGTACCACATCGCCTATATTCCACATCGTGATGTATCTGATGATAGAGCGCTTAGTATTTTCCAAACCAGCAACATAGGTCGCAAGCTGTGATGTTTTTGCGTGGACGATCTCTTCTAGCTTCGTCCAGTCGGACTGTATGCGCTCGTTTTCTTTTTCGGTCTTGCCACTACCACGTTGCGGTAAATTGTCCCGATCTTCTTTCAGTCTATTGATGACATCCAGCTTTTTCGCTTTGCGTTCTTCAATAAGCAATGGATATTTTTCATTGATGGCATCTACCATTTTCATACGCACCTGAACAGGTTTTTGACCATCCAGTGCATCTGTGATGCGCTTGTCAATATCTTGTTTGGTAAATGGTCGTTTCAGATTATTGACGATGGTAATATCACGCACGGTATCTTTCCCGAAAGGTGTAGCGCCACCTTGACCTTTCTGGAACAAAAAACGCTTTTTAGTTTCTGCATCGAGTGGCAAGAATTCGGTTTCAAGATCATAGGTACCTTGCTGTTTTTCCAGTTTTATCTGATGGTCATATCGTTCTAACAAATCATCATACAAGGCATCTTGCTCTTCTACCTTGAGTAAGCCCGCACGTCCAGTCAGTTGTCGCACCGCACCATCTTTAAACCCATTGCGCTCATATCGTATGTTTCCGGTTTTATCAGTTTTCTTTTGATAAGTAGGATAACCGAGCTGCTCCATCATTTCCTGATTCTCATCTACCCAATTCCACGCTGCGATATCGCCATATTTATTTAGAAAATCTGCGCTCTTTAGAGTTTCATCATTGGTTTTCTGTGAGCCTGTGGTATTAGCATCCAGCGATTTCAATTTTGCCTTGAGCATAGTCATCAGTCGTTTTTCCGTAGGAATGTCACTTGTGATGTAATAGTATTCGGGCAACACCACTTGACCAGTACGATTGATACGACCACGTTTCTGAACTTCGGTATTGATATCCAATTCAAACTGATGCACAATCATCGCTCGCTGGCGTTGATCCTTAAAATCTTTACTGGCGTGAGCAGAAGATCCTGTACTACCACTTTGGTTAATGAGCAGCACATCATAATCGCCACTATTGAACATTCTGAAAGAACGTTCGGTATTACTACGAAAAGCCTGTACAACCGCTTCATCACCATCCATCGCAATACGCTGATTACGGCCTGTAACTTCGGCAACTTTAAAGTACATATCGGTGTGACCGCCTAAATGTTTTGGTTTTTTCTGGGTTTCAATCAAGTGTATTAATTCATCAATGGGCGAAATGGATAATCCAGAACTCTCAAGAACCATTCGGCTCTTGATATCTTTATATCGCTCAATACCTTTCTGTGGTAATTCTTCGAGTTCTATACGTTCTCTGGTTTTTGAGCCATCGATTGCGGTATAATTGTAGTTGAAAATACCGTCGAGACCACGTACTAGCGTACGTACAAAATCCATTTGCTCGTTAGGGATTACATCACCACTAACCAGATTCATTTCCTTTAAAAAAGCACCCATCGTGGATTTGAATGCGATGACCACTTTCTTGTCTTCCTTCAGTAATTTGACGGTGTGATTTACCACATCCTTTACTTTCAAGGCAAATAACATCTGATCAACGATATTGAAGACTCTTGAGAAGTAAGGCGATTGCTTTACGCCAAGACTTCTGGGTTTAGATGACATATGCTCGCCCTGCGCTTTCGCG from Dokdonia sp. Hel_I_53 carries:
- a CDS encoding strawberry notch C-terminal domain-containing protein encodes the protein MNNEELDIKEAEFSQNADEVAKLATQEAALVPYVSKSQAPYKMNTLIPRNMAFEVQKSLNRIVKDKGNIDNYVRNQLKYESTKAMWKGLGAEQVDAVGLYLKQFENEQGIIIADQTGIGKGRQAAAVIRHAVMQGFLPVFFTKKPDLFTDMYRDLKAIGFDNIRPFIVNTDTDAKVKDADGKVVFSPMNSKAQYELITTEKEFPTESPESIEWHKKIGKNLPDPDKVPFITITETLDHLPVGYDMIFCTYSQVQSAHPYKRLWLESMVNNGLEGSKKYRKVIFILDESHMAGGFDSIIGTWMREVLPQTKACCFLSATFAKYPEVMPFYAKKTAIAETGLTDASFVRSMTSGGLALQEIVASNLSESGQLIRRQRSNEGINVDYITLDAEPQRSKSRASVNSIISLMNEVVQFEQEFVAPLLADIHASAKAQGEHMSSKPRSLGVKQSPYFSRVFNIVDQMLFALKVKDVVNHTVKLLKEDKKVVIAFKSTMGAFLKEMNLVSGDVIPNEQMDFVRTLVRGLDGIFNYNYTAIDGSKTRERIELEELPQKGIERYKDIKSRMVLESSGLSISPIDELIHLIETQKKPKHLGGHTDMYFKVAEVTGRNQRIAMDGDEAVVQAFRSNTERSFRMFNSGDYDVLLINQSGSTGSSAHASKDFKDQRQRAMIVHQFELDINTEVQKRGRINRTGQVVLPEYYYITSDIPTEKRLMTMLKAKLKSLDANTTGSQKTNDETLKSADFLNKYGDIAAWNWVDENQEMMEQLGYPTYQKKTDKTGNIRYERNGFKDGAVRQLTGRAGLLKVEEQDALYDDLLERYDHQIKLEKQQGTYDLETEFLPLDAETKKRFLFQKGQGGATPFGKDTVRDITIVNNLKRPFTKQDIDKRITDALDGQKPVQVRMKMVDAINEKYPLLIEERKAKKLDVINRLKEDRDNLPQRGSGKTEKENERIQSDWTKLEEIVHAKTSQLATYVAGLENTKRSIIRYITMWNIGDVVRVPFIGTTITPSWGIFLGVSIGKSGKNPYTLSNISLKFGVTDSRKILTYSLQPAEQSFISQIFTESRDISEADVQMVNLEWNELIKKASSKRERRHILTENIVGASNQIGTQNKLIKYNTKEGTIKNGILLHRDFGKDGEANSAVLPISEAFNIIRKLDIDDFFADHKLNFRVKRISENYFQLYLDKRDLYPAIIDEKLRSFLKRADGQSQDELPDFVQNAGDMTAALHLEKLQLFLNRLDAFGVQFLGHARELEDWEIENEAEWKSKTKSTSGSYKYRLGRAYGQGSNPTTGFVSYEEPSSQYEYGLVIYNRPLSDKEKFNYSLIPVFKNVEEPYQIWKTETLASGLKDDFNNIVSDARRLPLHDAIESLGYFILNHPHEDGNAEFVFGDYTYQDLGRMFFEDTIAQISAIDEMINQLQIAQA